The Mercurialis annua linkage group LG8, ddMerAnnu1.2, whole genome shotgun sequence genome window below encodes:
- the LOC126662296 gene encoding protein Dr1 homolog isoform X2: MEPMDIVGKSKEDASLPKATMTKIIKEMLPPDVRVARDAQDLLIECCVEFINLVSSESNEVCSREDKRTIAPEHVLKALEVLGFGEYIEEVYAAYEQHKIETMDTLKSGKWSNGAEMSEEEAAAEQQRMFAEARARMNGGTAAPKQPEMDPSFES, from the exons ATGGAGCCTATGGATATTGTTGGTAAATCCAAGGAGGATGCTTCGCTACCTAAAG CAACTATGACCAAAATTATTAAAGAAATGTTACCCCCGGATGTTCGTGTTGCAAGAGATGCACAAGATCTTCTGATAGAGTGTTGTGTAG aGTTTATAAATCTCGTATCATCAGAATCCAATGAAGTATGCAGTAGAGAGGACAAGCGGACGATTGCACCTGAGCATGTACTCAAGGCTTTAGAG GTTCTTGGGTTTGGAGAGTACATTGAGGAGGTTTATGCTGCATATGAGCAACACAAGATCGAGACAATG GACACTTTGAAAAGTGGTAAATGGAGCAATGGTGCCGAAATGTCGGAGGAAGAAGCGGCAGCCGAGCAGCAAAGGATGTTTGCTGAGGCACGTGCAAGAATGAATGGAGGGACTGCTGCCCCTAAGCAACCAGAAATGGATCCAAGTTTCG
- the LOC126662296 gene encoding protein Dr1 homolog isoform X1 produces the protein MEPMDIVGKSKEDASLPKATMTKIIKEMLPPDVRVARDAQDLLIECCVEFINLVSSESNEVCSREDKRTIAPEHVLKALEVLGFGEYIEEVYAAYEQHKIETMQDTLKSGKWSNGAEMSEEEAAAEQQRMFAEARARMNGGTAAPKQPEMDPSFES, from the exons ATGGAGCCTATGGATATTGTTGGTAAATCCAAGGAGGATGCTTCGCTACCTAAAG CAACTATGACCAAAATTATTAAAGAAATGTTACCCCCGGATGTTCGTGTTGCAAGAGATGCACAAGATCTTCTGATAGAGTGTTGTGTAG aGTTTATAAATCTCGTATCATCAGAATCCAATGAAGTATGCAGTAGAGAGGACAAGCGGACGATTGCACCTGAGCATGTACTCAAGGCTTTAGAG GTTCTTGGGTTTGGAGAGTACATTGAGGAGGTTTATGCTGCATATGAGCAACACAAGATCGAGACAATG CAGGACACTTTGAAAAGTGGTAAATGGAGCAATGGTGCCGAAATGTCGGAGGAAGAAGCGGCAGCCGAGCAGCAAAGGATGTTTGCTGAGGCACGTGCAAGAATGAATGGAGGGACTGCTGCCCCTAAGCAACCAGAAATGGATCCAAGTTTCG